The Schizosaccharomyces pombe strain 972h- genome assembly, chromosome: I genome contains a region encoding:
- a CDS encoding amidase, translated as MKLQLLFLTLAQLAKHGLAIPLLQSSKTTTNSTLVASQEVNFTTYVYPDTNSTNIFPMPKCQNITLEDATIDQLQNYMENGILTSTDIVHCYLDRYLQVNPYVNGILQLNPDVLTIASELDDERANGIIRGPLHGIPFIVKDNFATKDKMDTTAGSYALLGSIVPRDAYVVKQLREAGAVLFGHATLSEWADMRSNDYSEGYSARGGQSRCPFNLTVNPGGSSSGSAISVASNMIAFALGTETDGSIIDPAMRNGVVGLKPTVGLTSRYGVIPESEHQDTTGPIARTVRDAVYVFQSMWGIDENDIYTLNQTGKTPEDGDYMKFLSNKTSLEGARFGLPWKRLWQNAKADEIDRLLEVVKQIEEAGAIVYNNTNFYNLDVISNDGWNWELGSVNESEYTVVKVDFYNNIKSYLSEVKNTEIHSLEDIVEYNNKYMGTEGGKPNIVPAFSSGQDGFLASLEWGGVKNETYWQAVEYVRRTSQDEGIDYALNYTDPKTNDSFILNGLLVPSGTSITYQQAAKAGYPMITLPIGVKTNGRPFGLGIMHSAWQEPQLIKYGSAIEDLLQYKAKPKFYEYVAKNVPVW; from the coding sequence ATGAAGCTTcaacttttgtttcttaCACTAGCTCAGTTAGCAAAACACGGTCTTGCTATCCCATTACTTCAGTCAAGTAAAACAACTACAAATAGTACATTAGTTGCTTCTCAAGAAGTCAATTTCACCACATACGTATATCCTGATACAAATTCAACCAATATTTTTCCGATGCCCAAATGTCAAAATATAACGCTAGAGGATGCTACTATTGATCAGCTGCAGAACTACATGGAAAATGGAATTCTTACTTCTACTGATATTGTTCACTGTTACTTAGATAGGTATCTACAAGTAAATCCCTACGTTAATGGAATTCTACAACTTAACCCTGACGTATTGACAATTGCTTCGGAACTAGATGATGAACGAGCTAATGGGATAATTAGAGGACCACTACATGGTATCCCATTTATAGTGAAAGATAATTTTGCAACAAAAGACAAGATGGACACCACAGCTGGTTCTTATGCTTTGTTGGGCTCAATCGTTCCTAGAGACGCGTACGTAGTCAAGCAATTGAGAGAGGCAGGGGCAGTACTATTTGGACATGCGACGCTTTCAGAATGGGCAGATATGAGGTCTAATGACTACAGTGAGGGCTATTCTGCACGTGGTGGGCAATCAAGGTGCCCATTTAATCTAACAGTGAATCCGGGCGGCTCATCATCTGGGTCCGCAATATCAGTTGCCTCAAACATGATTGCATTTGCATTGGGGACTGAAACTGATGGAAGTATAATTGACCCAGCCATGCGAAATGGGGTTGTAGGTTTGAAGCCCACAGTAGGACTGACCTCTCGATATGGCGTTATTCCAGAGTCTGAACACCAAGACACAACAGGCCCAATTGCCAGAACAGTTCGAGACGCTGTTTATGTTTTCCAGTCTATGTGGGgtattgatgaaaatgatatttacACTTTGAACCAGACAGGAAAGACTCCTGAAGATGGTGATTacatgaaatttttatccaACAAAACATCTTTAGAAGGCGCGAGATTTGGACTTCCATGGAAAAGGCTTTGGCAAAATGCTAAGGCTGACGAAATTGATCGTTTATTAGAGGTAGTTAAACAAATCGAAGAAGCCGGGGCTATTGTTTACAACaatacaaatttttataaccTGGATGTAATTTCTAATGATGGATGGAATTGGGAATTGGGTTCCGTCAATGAATCAGAATATACGGTTGTCAAAGTGGATTTCTACAACAAtataaaaagttatttatcagaagtaaaaaatacagAGATACATTCTTTAGAGGATATTGTTGaatataacaataaatatatggGAACAGAAGGAGGAAAACCAAATATTGTACCCGCTTTTTCATCTGGTCAAGATGGATTTTTGGCATCTTTGGAATGGGGTGGagttaaaaatgaaaccTACTGGCAAGCTGTTGAATACGTGCGTCGTACATCTCAAGATGAGGGAATTGATTACGCATTAAACTATACGGATCCTAAAACGAATGATAGTTTTATATTGAATGGCTTGTTAGTTCCAAGTGGTACATCAATTACTTACCAGCAAGCAGCAAAAGCAGGATATCCTATGATTACTCTTCCTATAGGtgtaaaaacaaatggcAGACCATTTGGATTAGGAATTATGCATTCAGCCTGGCAAGAACCTCAACTAATTAAATATGGATCGGCTATTGAGGATCTTCTGCAATACAAAGCAAAACCCAAGTTTTATGAATATGTTGCCAAAAACGTTCCTGTTTGGTAG